A single region of the Anticarsia gemmatalis isolate Benzon Research Colony breed Stoneville strain chromosome 19, ilAntGemm2 primary, whole genome shotgun sequence genome encodes:
- the LOC142981137 gene encoding uncharacterized protein LOC142981137: MDVYKDFIYRMRKLECEKPYLIVLDEYPPSFLRGYVKTIIGVPLKSDAYNAYYGEIKKEIYSFLNFYVTCIGNVTKLSDAYKHELKNTKMMELIDNTIRTHEDSQEEFVENFKPINSPSEQKMFDEIATINEAFMAELNQFRDYLVSIVKKEHRIKELIVDHFEIGVNKTSEICNFAHIYIAKLLADRINEIRISLEDQLLRLRNNMHTYHESYEEHLNGLYNEMYDLNKERLFIARRTRQNSVDTAEVEKSIDKVRGKIEKFGNYETFARLDLETNYWSRKLRGFEEVASIVTKVKKALDKMTEEEKIFDQFETTELSCTKEKCWDAMGKNFKESKADLEEKYIDACRALITFFSCRGTDRILYSDHIGAYFVDEYGHQNYITNYGEKFYHIDCDGHYKENLESEKYYFDQSGRYILDGDKRIYQVAPCTSHYKLNEQGLLEKTTVDCGHSNKPNEKCRLEIRDLTDVELLPKTEVIDIERTLDAETVKYLWDTFGWILPEVLNEVGTHRTKNPIHYFGHVLLQKRYSMTTKEVKQKKEEAEQYRADLHKKRKDKLEAAKRIWRRKRCPDTEIDYTPQLVAYSAYQQERQYVTDLTRYYYDDLY; encoded by the exons ATGGATGTTTATAAGGATTTTATTTATCGCATGAGAAAGTTAGAATGCGAGAAACCCTATCTTATAGTGTTGGACGAGTACCCTCCTAGTTTCCTCAGAGGTTACGTAAAGACCATTATAGGAGTCCCATTGAAGTCAGACGCCTACAATGCCTATTACGGAGAAATTAAAAAAGAGATTTATAgctttcttaatttttatgtgACTTGTATAGGCaatgtaacaaaattatcaGACGCTTATAAGCATGAGTTAAAAAACACCAAAATGATGGAGTTGATTGATAACACTATTCGAACCCACGAAGATTCTCAAGAAGAATTTGTCGAAAATTTCAAACCTATAAATTCGCCCTCAGAACAAAAAATGTTCGATGAAATCGCAACAATAAATGAGGCTTTTATGGCGGAACTGAATCAATTCAGAGACTATTTAGTTAGTATTGTAAAGAAAGAACACAGAATAAAAGAATTAATAGTGGATCATTTTGAAATAGGTGTCAACAAGACTTCTGAAATATGCAATTTTGCTCATATTTATATAGCAAAATTATTAGCTGATCGA ATAAATGAAATCCGAATAAGTCTGGAAGATCAGCTGCTCCGCTTGCGCAATAACATGCATACTTACCATGAGTCGTATGAGGAACACCTGAATGGGTTGTACAACGAGATGTATGACCTCAATAAAGAGAGGCTGTTTATAGCACGACGGACTAGACAGAATTCTGTCGATACTGCCGAA GTAGAAAAATCCATAGATAAAGTTAGAGGGAAAATAGAAAAGTTCGGTAACTACGAGACATTTGCCCGCCTTGATTTAGAGACCAACTACTGGTCAAGAAAACTACGTGGGTTCGAAGAAGTAGCAAGCATCGTGACTAAGGTTAAGAAGGCATTGGACAAAATGACTGAAGAGGAGAAAATATTTGATCAATTTGA GACAACAGAGCTTTCCTGCACTAAGGAAAAGTGTTGGGACGCCATGGGCAAGAACTTCAAGGAGAGCAAGGCAGATTTAGAAGAAAAATACATCGATGCCTGTAGAGCGCTCATTACGTTCTTTTCCTGCAGGG GCACAGATCGTATTCTCTACTCGGACCACATCGGCGCGTATTTCGTTGACGAATATGGCCATCAGAACTACATCACTAATTATGGCGAAAAGTTCTACCATATTGACTGCGATGGTCATTATAAAGAG AATTTAGAATCAGAGAAATACTACTTCGACCAGAGTGGTCGATATATTTTGGACGGTGATAAGAGGATCTATCAAGTCGCGCCTTGCACGAGCCACTACAAACTAAACGAGCAGGGACTCTTGGAGAAGACCACGGTTGACTGCGGACATTCGAATAAACCTAATGAGAAATGCAGACTTGAGATCAGAGATCTGACTGATGTCGAACTGTTGCCCAAGACGGAGGTCATTGATATTGAGA gaACCCTTGACGCGGAGACGGTAAAATATCTATGGGACACGTTCGGTTGGATCCTACCCGAAGTTCTCAATGAAGTCGGCACACACAGGACTAAGAATCCGATCCATTACTTTGGTCATGTGCTGCTGCAGAAAAG ATATAGCATGACAACTAAGGAAGTCAAACAGAAGAAGGAAGAGGCTGAGCAGTACCGTGCTGATCTACACAAGAAACGTAAAGAT AAATTGGAGGCAGCGAAACGCATCTGGAGGCGCAAGCGGTGTCCGGACACAGAGATCGACTACACGCCGCAACTGGTCGCGTACAGCGCGTACCAACAAGAGCGGCAGTATGTTACGGATCTAACACGATATTATTACGACGATTTGTACTAA